The Clavelina lepadiformis chromosome 1, kaClaLepa1.1, whole genome shotgun sequence genome segment TCGGACACAAGTCGAAAAAATACACAAGTGCTTAATCAAGCACGAAAAGGCGTAATCGGCCGTAAGGGAAAACTCACATAGCAGAAACACGTGCAACACTAGCATCTTATTATTTAGAACTGTGCAAAGTTGAGGAAATCTTTGAAATAAGAACACAAAGCATTAGAATAAACTAACTGCTTGGAGACGATGCAGCAAATGTGAACCAGAATAAAAATTACTGTGCAAAGTGCAACCAAACCAATAGTGAATCAAAAAATGTACTGATTCTATAAAATAATTAACGAAGTAAACTTGCTTTCCATCTGCAACGTTGGTTAGTTAGACGGTGTGGTTTCAAACTACGTTTTCATGGACTTCGTTATTACCTgtggcaaataaaatgaaaagtaactattgaaaattttctaaTTAGAAACCACCAAACGTAGCGAATGctgttaaaagttttactaGAAAAACTAGGCTACATACTGTACTGCAAAAGACTTTAATAAAGGAAACACGTAGGCTTACTTATTGAATTGACATTCATTTCATTGCACGTCATTGAATGTCTCCCGATTTCACTTTTGCGGATATCGGTTGCTGATTTGAGTTTGGGCATAGCATATTCCAGCTGTAGTTGAAACTGTCTCCGGTCAAACTTCTTTCTATCTTGACAATGTATGGCGTAGTTGAGCTAAATAAATCGACACAGGGTGGCGTAAGTAAGCCAATATTTTTGGAGATAATGCTGAATAAAACCTACAGTTGCCCAGAAGACGCGAGTTCGCCTGACACAAGCGACATTTACTTATatcaagaaaatatttaattaaattaacttaCACGAATTGCTTCCCTAAGAACAAGGCAGTTGCCACTTGTTGCAATGTCATTTTTAGCTGCTTGCTTTTTAATGTATGGCTTCACACCGGGTAGAATAATGAATATTAATCTTATTTTTGAATGGATCATTTGCTGAAAGGCCTtaaatacagtagaataaaACAAACGTAAATGACACAAACATATACAGAATAACAAAAAGGCATAACTATTGTAATGGCATAAGGCATAAATATATTGTACAGTAAGTTAAAATAGTTATCGTGACGAGAAATAACTGCAAGACTTAATAACGAGcgaacaaattttaatttaaatttaaacaaatttaacaaattttcttaaGGATAAGATTTAGGAAAGTTTCCAAACAATACGGGAATACCTTTTGGAAATTGTAAGTATTCCAATCGTCTTTAACGTATTGGGAGTTTAGAATGATCACGATTCTGTGGCAAAGTGCCATGTTTTCTTCAAGTCTCATGGCGCGCactaaaaatgaatttttaattatttaaagtTTAAGAATATTATTTCTATTAACAGTTATTACTTGACCTACTTCCTTGATCGCCATCTTTGTGATCATCGTAAACCCTGAACCCGAGACCAACCAGTTCTTTTCGTGTCaaattgacaaaatgtttgatttcTTCACCAGCAAACATGTCAATGTCAATTGAGTAATGATAATCGATGTAAGCTCCGTACTTCTTGTCGTCTGCATTTGAGTTTAAAGTGAAATTGTTATAAAACtagtaaaaaaatgtaaacaaagaaaaaaattactctGGGTAGACTTTACCAGTGGATTTCCTGTCAAGCTAAACCAAAGGAAGTTATACACTTGTACGTAAAAACGTTATATGTTCATTAAAGGCTGGCTCGCTCGTATATCCTGCAAGCCACAGATATGTGTCACCCATATAAAACTGGCGTAAAAATCATTTGAATTTAACGTTTACTTCGTGCAAGCACAGCTTCTTGAACAAAATGTACTCATGCATGTTCCACAAGTGCAACAGCAGCTCTTTTACAGTACAAGGCGTCAGATACATTTTATACCTTCGTGTTACAGCCATTTCAATCAGCTAGCGTAGGATATGACGTGACTATTGAATTTAATTGTGCGGTGGAGAAAAACAATAACTCGTTTTGCAAGTTTTCCTAATTCGCTGTGTTTTGTTGATAAAAGCCGAACCTATACGGTTATATAGCACATATCGTTCCGTTTATTTCAAGATAAAATCATAATTTAGCATTGCACAGGCAATTCAAAGCAACAAAGTACATAAAGCATAAATATCAGAACCCTTGCCATCATGCAACTTACTTTCATCACCATAGGCCTTGAAATATCTTTTCCAGAAAACTGTTAACACCAGTCGGTTCAGAATAACTACCAAAATGAGAAGACAACAGAATCCAAAAATCCCTAAAACGCTCCCAACAATTATAGCCGTGTTTGTCTCCACATCCATGCGCAGGTAAATCGTAGCTGAGTCATCAGTCGAAGGTTCAAGATTGGTAGTAGCAGTGAAGACATACGGGCCAAAGGCATTCGAGGTTATTTGGCTACAAAATTACAGTCGTTTCAAAAAGTCGAGGTTCGCTTTTGGTATCACTTTGCATAACAAACAGCACATTTTCTCATTGCAAgtacttaaaatgttttaacgtaaaagtgaatttttagcAATTTGGAAGTTTGGAAACGACACGGTTACCCCAGGTCCAGGAAAACGTTCACAATTGCTTCTCGAGGTTTCTGTTGTTCTGGTGATGGGGTGTAGAGATAACAAGGACTAGACGGgctaaaaaaagtataacaaaagAATTAATTGAGTAGCGGTCATTGAAAAAACAGATGTCAATTCCTTTATTTTAAGTGCTTATGCACGGATGTATATGATGAAACGGTACGTAAAGACAAACAACGTTTGAAAGAATGTGTACGGAGTATAAGCAAGGTATAAGTTATAACACAACTTACGGTTCAAGGATGCATATTTCCTTTGATTGATTGTTCCGTTGGACTTCATTTAGCAGCAAACATTCAAAGACAACCATTCCTTCCATGCTAGAATTCTTTGTAAATGTGCGtcggcaaaaataaaacttagttGAAATCATTGCTCATACGTAATGTT includes the following:
- the LOC143470539 gene encoding uncharacterized protein LOC143470539 — encoded protein: MVFVTFLVTLAGITFASSVVQECYNNENDETVPGYAGWPYGISCYITDDIYDYDYSELDELKCVISKKDTGHVSFNKTVTVEEFFDHTNYLGTFINEIRENYTYNYQVHLNVTLAEGELQSYSKQISIVGIPFSEQTCEEYIATSPTQSPIVYIDSPKQFNFPAELCPALEVDDNIHNVTRIWMRNCSQLPANVQIRNNALVIPSANFDTAGIYTSAVTYNGMTRFVTIESVCVQNPPSTNQHSITCTQSELYASVGDNIAMHCKVRLGTGHFTRLDYKVYWQKNSSMEGMVVFECLLLNEVQRNNQSKEICILEPPSSPCYLYTPSPEQQKPREAIVNVFLDLGQITSNAFGPYVFTATTNLEPSTDDSATIYLRMDVETNTAIIVGSVLGIFGFCCLLILVVILNRLVLTVFWKRYFKAYGDENDKKYGAYIDYHYSIDIDMFAGEEIKHFVNLTRKELVGLGFRVYDDHKDGDQGMRAMRLEENMALCHRIVIILNSQYVKDDWNTYNFQKAFQQMIHSKIRLIFIILPGVKPYIKKQAAKNDIATSGNCLVLREAIRLNYAIHCQDRKKFDRRQFQLQLEYAMPKLKSATDIRKSEIGRHSMTCNEMNVNSISNNEVHENVV